CTAAGCTGAGCCAGAAAAGCAACGAGCTCACTACCAAATTAGCCCGAGCTGAAACCATGACTGACATTCATAAAGGTGTTGAGATTGAGTGGAAATTCAATAGCAGCGATTCACAGGATAAAACTGATCGTAGGAAGAATCATTATTGGTTTGAGCTTCGTTTTGAAAAAGTACATAGGGAATTCGTTGTGAATTCGTACATACCATTTGTCATGAACGAAGCAACAGACATGCAAAATGCAAGGAAGGGTCTGAAGTTGTACACTTATTCACACGACGTGTGGTCTCCGATTAATTTAGAGCATTCATCCACATTTGAGACACTGGCGATGGAGCCGGGTGAGAAGAAAGCTTTAATGGATGATTTGGATTTGTTTGTGAAGAGGAGAGATTTTTTTAAGAGAGTATGAAGGGCTTGGAAGAGAGGCTACTTGTTATACGGGCCTCCAGGGACAGGCAAATCGAGTTTGGTTGCAGCCATAGCTAAttatctcaaatttgatatatatGATCTGCAGCTCTCGAATGTGAACAATGACTGGCAGTTCAGGAGATTGTTGCTGGGAACTGCAAACAGATCCATTCTTGTGATTGAAGATATTGATTGTAGTGCCAGCTTGCCTAACAGGAAGACTCAAACTCAAGCAAAGAATGGGAAATCCAAATCTCCCAAGGTATTATTACCCAATTGCAAATTTGGGCTTCTAACTTGATAAAATAGTTTTCTAATTTATTTGCAGTAGTTAATATGTGGTGGATTCAGTTTTCACTCTCAGGACTACTGAATTTCATAGACGGGCTATGGTCGAGCTGTGGAGACGAGAGGATTATAATCTTCACAACCAATCACAAGGATAGACTTGATCCAGCATTGTTGCGTCCAGGACGGATGGACATGCACATTCACATGTCTTATCTTACGATGAATGGTTTCAAAACATTAGCCTCCACCTATCTGGAAATCAATCACCAGCACTGGCGTTTCAGGGAGATAGAACAGCTATTAGGCAGCGTTGAAGCAACGCCTGCTGAAGTTGCTGAGGAACTAATGAGGACATGTGATGCTGATGCTTGTCTTGGAGGACTTGTCAATTTCCTCAAGGATAAGAAGAGGAAAAGGACTATTGTTGAATCCGGGGAGGATGCGAATCCTGGAGCTGAAACCACGGATGGGGATGACACTACTCCTGGAGTTGAACTCATCCCAAAAGCcaagaaaattaaaactaatgGCTTGCAGGATGTTTTTTGTCACAAGTGAGGGGCTATAATGGTCGCAGATATTAAATCTTCTGATTTTGTTATTCGCGTAAGTTCTATTTAatgttttgaataattttattaaatctcaGACTATTTTCTCACAGTCTTCTTCAACATTGTACTTAAAAAGTAAGCAACTAGACAATGTTGAATTGATCGATGTATAATAATTCAAAACGTCAACTTTAAATTCGATCTTTCTGATCTCGGCTATACAATTCTTGAAAATAGTGAACTCTGTATCGATGGTTTCCTTGTGTATTGAAAATGTTCTGTTCACTTCCACCCTTTATGTTTCAAGGCTAATCTGGATGTTAGTAGAAAGTGATGATCTATGAGGAGTTAATCAGGACTACAGAGGTGACTCCAGCTGAAGTGGCTGAACAGCTGCTAAAGAGCGATGAACCTGATGTATCACTTACTGGATTAATCAGTTTTCTTCATACAAAGAGAAAGGAAAACGAAGAGGCCAAGGCCAAGAAAGAAGCAGAGGAGGTGGCTGCATCAGTTGCGGAGGCAATGGGAGATGGTGAAAAAGGCGATCAGAGTCAAGAATCTGACAAAATTCAGAAATAACAAGTCTAGCCCATTTGCTGTTTTTTAGTTGTTCATCAAGCATAATCTTTATTTTGACTCGAATATCTACGGCATACACTCAGACATGGATATGAACATTCTGACTTTTATTTCAGactaaaaacatataatattttcagaACCAGTGTAATATAAATTGAGCTACAGTTGTTCAAATTCGTAACCAGATCAATATAACAGGATCATCAATTCAACATACATGTTCTTGATCTGTATCTATAAGCTTTTTACCATGTTCAAAACACAGCACTTAACCAAGGAACATAAAAACACTGATGAAGGAGGACTTGAGAACAAATCAAATATCCCCATATAATTTGGAGCACTGCTAAAATCTAACTTTTTCTTGAATATGTGCATAAAAAATTGGCACACATGGGAAATTGTCAGTATTCCATTTCCGTTTcacatctctttttttttttttgccttttGTGTTTTTTAAAGCTAACGTCGCTATAATTCAGTTTTGTGCTACTAATGCAAACACTGGGGAATAACTTTTGCTCCATCACGATGATGCAGAAACCTTTCTTATTAGCTAGGCAATCAAAACTTCTCACAtgtgtgtaaaaaaataaagagatTACGAGCAAAAAAATGAACTGAATCACCAAATACACCAGATGTtagattttcttaaaatattaattctttcaaATATGAATCAGCACTTAAAATGGAATGAGTGACCAATAAAACAGACCTTACAAGAAATATTTCTTAAGCATGAATAGGTCTTAGCCACGTAGGGACTTCAGAAGTCGTTTAGTTTAACctaaaaaagatatttatcCTATCCTATATTCGGTTCCCAAATCCTCATATATActatagaaaattatatattaatattacataattgttgaaaataatattattttatatgagtccacccttaaatttatatatgactaatgaatattttcaattttggaTCAATTAGATAgatctttttttaaattatgcgAGTCTTGACACCCTACAGACTAGAACGAGTTTTTTTACGGATTTTAATACttcaataaagtatagttctgtaacttatttttaggatattcttttttgtataaaaatatgacaaaatATGAcacattcatatttttatacaaaaaaagaaacttttaaaaataaattatagaactatatttcaTAAGAGCCTTGAAACGTGTGCCGCACGGTGAAAAAGAAGTGTATACAATCGAATGGGACGGAGAGAGAATGatatttgattgaaaagaaaatatggtTATTTCGTTTAATATAATACGAGGCACATTTACTGTTAATCAAATTagagtatttaagaaataatattatttttaaaaaatattatacctaaattatgtaataaaattttatgaataatatcaaaatattatatacttgaatttataaatataaaaaattatttttattttataaaaataatcattcgGTGCGTAGCACGGGTAAAACACTAGTTATATTATAATACCCGAGTCTACCACACTCCAGATAaccaataagaaaaaaaaattattttagagtCAATAAGAAATTAATCCCAAAATTTAGCTCGCTATGTTTAGTGataaccaataaaaaaagaggaattattttaaagtcaataataaattgatcctaaaatttagaccaatcaaattataacactcttttaattaattaacttgaGTTTCAACCATgattaagttttaatttttaataataaaagacCAATCTAAAATTTAGACCACTTAAAATTTAGActaatcaaattataatatcCTTTCTgttaattatctaaaatttcaatcataattaatatttaaattacacCAGTGAGACGATATTAACAAAACAATAGTAATTAACTACAATGCACATCAAATACTGTTCTGAGTTATGAACTCATATTTTTACGGCATGCtctattgaatttaataatttatattatttcataatttattcaattcaaattatataaattatataaatacctaataattttcatgaaatatgtaaatttatgttttttccTAAAGAAGTAGCTTACTAGGACTAAAGCACGTGCAAGGCACAAGCTTCTATCCTAaactcatatttttcatatataaagcCCGCCCTGAAAGCAAAGTTGAAAAACTTATTGTTATTTGTGATATGAAAAGGAATCGTAACGATTAAAAATTTGAACACTTATTCTGGGTTTTTATTATACAATCAATTGTATGAAATTAAACGTGAGTGTAAAACACCAACCCTATGCCATTTGTACATGTTTCTCATTTCAAACATGTATTAGTTTGGTAATGTGGGTACTGAGACAAAGTGACGACGGTAAAATGATCCcggtgatcccgggtaccctTTTGCTCAAGTATcggattatattatttttagtttgtctagatttgggtccgggatcgttttattcggatataGACCAATCtcgggtatttgagattcggatctgaaccggatatgatccagtatcgtattttctattttttaaccgggtagtttatgatccatcgaatatgagccggatatgatccactaacactaaatatcattattatttcaattgttcaaaaaattatcatttagtctaagtaaacataatattataaagtttaataattttatattaaaacatatagttatatgttggtatatatcatttattaaatatatacgaagataataagtatgatcacattaaataaatcatattctatgaagatataaacttaaataagatattaaaaattttataaaatgatggcatttttttttgtcaggtaaAATGTtgactatttacttgcaaatatgatgatgttaaaatataatatgtatatgagtttgaatcgaatatgaactgtggatcatattcggttattcgggtaggaccatattatgaaaaattatatgagaccgaatctgagcgggtataagtgtgctcgtatccgggatcatatattatacgggcttaatttttccgctagatttggatcattttcaaaacggatatgagtgtatcatattttcgagccgaaTATGAGtcgagacaccggatagtccgaatcgatttacagccctatATGTGAAAAATAGTTTGATgccgaagaaaaaaaaatattaatatcgttTTATCATGTGTAATTTAAGGGAGGTTTGTAAATAGTAAAGAACTTGTGATGAGGAGGTGGACAGTCACACTACTAGGAGTGGATATCGTCTGAATGTTCATCGTGAGTATTTTTTGTAGAACGTAGAAAATGGAGTTTAACAACAATTTCAAGCTCTCGAAGAACGAGTGAGGTACCGTTTCTATAactaatacatatttttataaaaaatcttaTTCTGCTTAATGAAACTACCATGCCTTCAATTCTATTTCTTGAAGATATGTCTATGTTCGTCTGTTCTCGTGATGGTAATCCATATATGCGTTTTCAATGATGAATTTTCAGGATTAATGTTATTTATGGTTCATTTATCTTCAAGCACTACCTCGATATTCCTAGTACAATTGAACTTGGTTCACAATTCATTTTggattattattcaaaatttaatgaaGTTATTTCAATGGTATTGTGAGGAAACACATGCACCTCATTACTGCAAATTTCATCTAcaaaaataaatgacttatggCCTCATATTCAGCAATCAAAGTAACTTAAGCACAATTGTGTGCTCAAGTAAAAGCTATTGCAACATTATCTGTGATGTCTAGTGTATGCCCATGTGCCCATGCTATGCGCGGAAATTGTTatgtttgggagattttgattgatgtGGTTGTTGCATTTGCAAGGGATCCATCGTTATTAAGATAAGAGAGCCAATCAAATTCTTTCAAACTTGTAAAATCCCGCGcttaggcacacattagaaaaaccGAATGAGAATACATCTCTTAATTGTTTCATTTGCATATCGTTTTATGCAAAAGACCATTTACATCTAACAACATTCATACCGGGAGTTGCCGACACCAATGACCCTGTTCCATTCCTTATCAATATGATAAATGTGAAAAtcaagaattttattattattttatttttataatatttaaattttatgcaaTCACgtgaaaattatgaaattatgtgACTTAGTTGCtaaatgtatatttatttttttgaaacaaaggtgttaatctaataataaaaagccatacgtcatctacaccaatgatcgagtcgaacaaacagtgaTTTGCAATCGCCTGTTCTCGTAAAAAGACAGTTAAGcgattttttgaagaaaatgtatatacaaatacaagtacccgcttcatgcatcctcgttgaattactggtaccctcttcatcatgccctgacagagctatcgaccaaaacggcgattccatacaaactctcatcaccaaatcaaaacccCACTTACAATTAAGAACCGAAAACCaaaactctcaccagggagagaaaacaaccttagatctgaagcaaaaccacaaaaacaagagaaatcggactgaaaatccacccgctTGAAACAGAGAAAAAAGACAACAAAACCCCACTTACAATTAAGAACCGAAAACCaaaactctcaccagggagagaaaacaaccttagatctgaagcaaaaccacagaaacaagagaaatcggactgaaaatccacccgcttgaaacagagaagaaagaCAACGAAATCCCCAatagttttagatctaagaattctcCCGAGAACAGATCCGGagcagaaccacaaaaacaagagaaatcaggCTAAAATTcacccgcttggaagagagacagctaaatctccgatggttttagatcaaAGTTCCTGAGAagatgtattattcaaaaattaggAAGAAAAACAGAACAATCAAATGATTCGGGGTTTTCCACCGGTGAAAGCCGATGGAAGCCCCGGGCGGCTACGACAAGAGAGAGGTTAGACCagagagaattagggttaggAGAGATTAACACCTCTCCTAAATGTATTTTATTGATATGTGTATTATGTGATGTATACTTGTTTGAACGACTGATccgatatattaataattattatttttagatatattagtTTATCTTTTAAATTCGAAACATAGTTAATTTGTATCAATTATTGTATACagaattaaattacaaaactatgcaagtgataatatttttatattttgaaattatttatatttaaatattgtaaaagaattattttaattatttacattaaatataatatccaagtatttatttttgaaatggattaattattttttaaaaattatttgacatttaaaaatgatttttttaaaataatttcaataatttattttaaaaatattatcggATAGCTTATTATTTCCTTTATATATGCAACAAAAACAACCAGTATACCCATAAACACAGAGTATTACTATCGGTGGAAGCTAGGGTTTGACACAGGTCTCCGCCGAGAGTATTGACGGAGAAAATCGAAAGTAATTCCTTCGATTCTTGTGTTTAACGCTCAAATTTCTATATTCTATTTATGTTTTGTCGTGTATCTGAGTTGGGGATTGAAGTTTCGAAGGGTTTGAGGTGGTTGTGTACGATATTAGCGGGTTAGGGCTCGCCGGAGTCGTGTGGCGGCGTTGGTGGATAACTAGGTTAGGCGATTGAGGGGTTCGAGGGGGGGCTGCTACGGCGGTGACGCCGCCGTGACTGTCCGGAGAGGAACGGCGTAGGGAGATGGTTGGGTGTGGTGCGGGCGGCGATGCGGTTGAAACGAGGAGGGGCTGCTGTGGGGTGAgtattttgtgtgtgtttgtaaATGGAGATTTACAGTGTTGTGGGTAGGGTTTCGATGGCGGTTACAGGGCTGGTAAAAGGAGGGTGGGAATAAGAGTGtggatggttttttttttttttgggggggggggggggggctccCGGACTGCAGTCCCGCTTTTCTGAGGAAGgatgattaatttattattgCGAATTATATTTGAGTTATGATTCAATAAGTGTTATATGCTCTGTGATTTAATTGTGGTAATTGTTTTAGAATTACATCTAGAAGTTATTATCGAGTCATTGACAAATTGCTCCGGTTTGAATGATTGATTGTGTTGGGAATAATACATTAATTGGAGTTGGATTATCCTTGAGATTTGGAGCATGATTATTTATAGAAACAGTATTGATTcatttgcattttattttgtgtGATTTTGTTCGATTACTATTcgatttttttatatgaatgtgATATTAGTTCGAAACTGTGTTGATTATGTGTTAATTAGGGTTCCAATTAGGGATAAATTAGTTTAGGTTTCCAATTAGGGATTAATTATTATTGCCATTGATGAATATTGTAAACTTCCGAGGAACATGTTTGTCGTTTGTATTATGGAATTGAATCTCTTTTTTGTGGACTTATGTATTTTGGCGTATCACAGGTATTTACCATGGTTTCTACCAGATCAATGTCCGGAACAACTAAGAAACCAGATACTAAGTAagcttttttctaattttattttgttatcaaGACTTTACTGGACTTTATTGACctcaattatatttattttgcacAAGAATGACTCATTTTATATACCAAGTAAGATGATTGCATTCCGTCAAatttaattaacatataaatacACAGACCAACCTTATTACTTTAGCGCTGTTACACACATAAATGCACACATTAGCCTTATTACTTTAGTTTATGGTTGGGTTTATTATATTGTTTGATCGGAGATTATGTTGATGAATCAACCTAGTTTTTTGTTGACATTCAAGACAAGCTGTTAGGCCCGATATATTAATACGAATCTTATATTTTGGCTTTTATCTAGCTTGTgctaaaatgatgaatttcttAAGATAGTTCATATTCTTGCATGTATTGCGGAGATGGATTCTGAGGAAGATATGTATATAGTTCGTTACTTGATTTATTGTGATAGTAGTAAGCTTGATAGGGGAAAGGGAgtgtttgaaaaaatatatgggAAAGATGTTGGGTCTTGAACTAGCTTAAATTTGTGGATATTTGGTTGTGATTGTACTGAGAAGGCTATTTTTTTTCATGACCTGGTGAATAAGGGTGTGATCTTACAGATTTTGTACGAAATAATAATACTCAGTTGACAATGAAAATTGTCCAGAGATACCATTTTACCTATATTAGTACAACAGAGTTCATTTGAGCAAGTGATTGAGCATTTTCGTATAAGGTAGGGTGATGCAATTAAACCAAGATAAGTGATAATGATTAGCAAGAAGCATGGAGCGATGTCCGTGAGACGACATTGAGACCCATCAATGATCGTGATTGGGTGATGAACAGCGGGATGCTGAGTGTGACAATTTTGTGTATAATAGAAGTAAAATAAAGTGAAAAAATAAGAGACAAATATACCTCCAATCATTTGACGTCGGTTAATAAAATTTGAAGGAATGCAGTTGTAtgcttaaaaaatattattttggtaTATTAATTGTTCACTTCTATTCAAGATTGAGGCCATTAAAGTGCAATTAAGTCTAttataaaattgatttaaatttgaTTCCTTGGCTAAgaattgtttatttatttatttgattaggGTTGCTGTGAATGACAAACAGGAAGCCTCCACGACAGCAAGGAACAAAGCAAAGTTCAgaaatactaaaaaaattgcCAAGTCTGGGGCAACTAAAAAAGTGGCTCATGAGTAAGTTTTACTATTTTCTTTAATTGATATATTGATCTGAATCTGGTTTCAAAtctaacaaatttaaaattccaCACTTTTGGTTATTGCCCGTAAGGATTATATTCGTAAGTCTCTGGACATTATTAGAAGATTGCTCtttttcttgttctctctcCCTCGTCTCttgcttcttcttctttttaataGAAAAGTTAATGAGTCTTGAATATAAATGCTTGAGAGGTATATACAAAAGGCTTTGTGATGCACATAAGAAAATATGTGCTTGTCTGAATTGAAGAGAAAGAGAACTGTACTTGTTGTTTTGAGTACATATGCTTCCAAATGAGTACAATCATGAGTAAAGTACCGTTGTAGCATACATTTCCGGAAAACAATTGGTAACTTTTAAATTTCCTGTCAttagaacaaaatatataattacagtAACCATACAGTAGGCCTTAGGCTGTAATCATGGGAAAAGAAAGCCTTAGGGTGTGCGAAGGCCTTAGGCCGTATCCATAGGGAAGGCCCTAAGTGGTGCCGATAGACTTAGGCTGTCGCCATACTGATGTATGTAAGTTAGGCCATAACAATGAAACCGATGACTAAGATCAGTTTAAAATTGTTCATTATTTAAGGTGTGATAGTGTATTTTAGgatctatcaattatatattattacattaatattatattgtactgcataaatattatattgtacattttattttctttaacaaACAAATTCATGTATGCATATGTCTGTATGtatgtctgtgtgtgtgtgtgtataattttGAGATGCTGTGAAACATAAAGTTGTTGAAAGACTAATATCTTTTTGTCATGATTTAGGGGATGCACAACAGCGCCCTGGTCAATGATTACCGATGCTTACTGCTTTTTCATGTAACTTCCTACTTCattcttttttccttttctgtCTATGCATTGTATATCTTGCTGtgattttgttttttgattACAGGAAGGACTCGAAGGCAAAATATTATGAGAAGAATGCAAAATATTATGAGAAGCATCCACGAGGCCGAATAGTAAGATCTCCATTTTTCTAGTTAGCTTTTAAGTATTCCTTTCTCAATCAGTATAAATTCACTTTTTCGTGCTTTTTTCATCATAGATGCCAGAGGAGCTCCGAGATGTTATCATGCAGAAATGGAGGGATATGAGTGATGCGGAAAGTAATTTTGCTGAAAAGTAATATCGATGTAATATCAAAATGATGGGACATGAGATCTCAAATTTCTCCTCCTATTTCACTTTTTGCAGGACAAAGCTCCGTATGTTGAATGTGCTGAGGAATTGAAGGCTCAAGGACTTACCTATCTGTAAGTTTTCTCTTGTTTCTTGCATTTAGTAGTGGTATTGGCATATATGCTCCATCCAATGCAACAAAGGATGAGCCTCTGATATGCAACTTAGTTTTCAGTCACTGTCCTATGAAGATCTGCGTATGCTCACAAACAATTTAGATAGTACCCAAAAAAATCAATGGCTAGTATTATAATCAGATCAGTCATGTAATTTCTTGGTTTTAGTTTGTGCCACTTAGAAGCATGATTCTGTTTGATTTCTTAATTTCAAGTGCCCCACTCAAAAGCCAATTTTTGCTGGTCATTGTATCAATTCTCAGAGACATTGTTTACAAATAGGTAATGTCTTGTGTGGTTTTGTTTTATCTTCTTGGATCATGTTTCTAATGTGGTAGCTGGTTTGGTTTTCTCTTCTTTATCTATAGGCAAGTCAACTGCGATAGTTTGTTTAATAGTAATTCTCTACTTATTCTCTATTAGATCCGATGAGAAAAAGATACTGATTGTTTTGTGGGGATATCAGTTTTATGAGTAGATATATGGGTTGATGGCTGTAATTTTAGGCACAAAAATAGTGTATATCTTTTGTAGTTTCCTGTCCGTGCA
This genomic window from Daucus carota subsp. sativus chromosome 7, DH1 v3.0, whole genome shotgun sequence contains:
- the LOC108196245 gene encoding uncharacterized protein LOC108196245 isoform X1, encoding MVGCGAGGDAVETRRGCCGVFTMVSTRSMSGTTKKPDTKVAVNDKQEASTTARNKAKFRNTKKIAKSGATKKVAHEGCTTAPWSMITDAYCFFMKDSKAKYYEKNAKYYEKHPRGRIMPEELRDVIMQKWRDMSDADKAPYVECAEELKAQGLTYLTAVDDEQEVCYKAKFGTTKKIAKSGKTKEVADKGCTTAVWSVNDDAYCLFLKDSKAKYYEKHSRRQIMPEDLREAIMEEWMGMSDADKAPYVESAEKLRAQGLTYLD
- the LOC108196245 gene encoding uncharacterized protein LOC108196245 isoform X2: MVGCGAGGDAVETRRGCCGVFTMVSTRSMSGTTKKPDTKVAVNDKQEASTTARNKAKFRNTKKIAKSGATKKVAHEGCTTAPWSMITDAYCFFMKDSKAKYYEKNAKYYEKHPRGRIMPEELRDVIMQKWRDMSDADKAPYVECAEELKAQGLTYLTAVDDEQEVCYKAKFGTTKKIAKSGKTKEVADKGCTTAVWKDSKAKYYEKHSRRQIMPEDLREAIMEEWMGMSDADKAPYVESAEKLRAQGLTYLD
- the LOC108196245 gene encoding uncharacterized protein LOC108196245 isoform X3; the encoded protein is MVGCGAGGDAVETRRGCCGVFTMVSTRSMSGTTKKPDTKVAVNDKQEASTTARNKAKFRNTKKIAKSGATKKVAHEGCTTAPWSMITDAYCFFMKDSKAKYYEKNAKYYEKHPRGRIMPEELRDVIMQKWRDMSDADKAPYVECAEELKAQGLTYLTAVDDEQEVCYKAKFGTTKKIAKSGKTKEVADKKDSKAKYYEKHSRRQIMPEDLREAIMEEWMGMSDADKAPYVESAEKLRAQGLTYLD
- the LOC108196245 gene encoding uncharacterized protein LOC108196245 isoform X4, whose product is MVSTRSMSGTTKKPDTKVAVNDKQEASTTARNKAKFRNTKKIAKSGATKKVAHEGCTTAPWSMITDAYCFFMKDSKAKYYEKNAKYYEKHPRGRIMPEELRDVIMQKWRDMSDADKAPYVECAEELKAQGLTYLTAVDDEQEVCYKAKFGTTKKIAKSGKTKEVADKGCTTAVWSVNDDAYCLFLKDSKAKYYEKHSRRQIMPEDLREAIMEEWMGMSDADKAPYVESAEKLRAQGLTYLD